Proteins found in one Lates calcarifer isolate ASB-BC8 linkage group LG8, TLL_Latcal_v3, whole genome shotgun sequence genomic segment:
- the pcdh20 gene encoding protocadherin-20 has protein sequence MGHGTPDNMNWGGLLQSLLLLVHLRQIICGSVWFSVPEEQEPGTLAGSLSKHFPPPYQLLTQEYLWMDKNTGNFYTTERKMDREALCPEETKAEECIILHNAIVRPSGDLIQFPVIIQDINDNAPHFENSEIHLRVSEDVTVGTSFLLDDQAQDRDAGLNGELKYHLEDTDGFFSLKIDKDNFIMLVVQTALDREIQDHYQMTLVATDCGADPLSATATLIVTVTDVNDNCPSFSSDSPRSVTIPGDSPKNMLVSQVRAEDPDTGPNAAIVYSLSPKVSERAKKLFSLDSLTGHIRLTQDLQSDNSEELVLKVLASGHHCPPADTQVTVSVLPKANQELTIKIGFIAEHQNQTMVLPENQPPTVLAVLELEGDSSFKGSSLAIEGEVPFTLSPQNGKYLLSTSKPLDYEMKREHHISVVVHGRPGEAFVIIPSRHVIRVLVADVNDNAPQFLQSHYQLEVGENNQPGIPLLQVSASDADSGHNGRVTYSLDKHTSTIFNIDSVTGQLSVSASLDREQQGIYNLTVFAQDSGSPPLESVTTVSIRVLDQNDNAPVFLTPHFIFFIPENVPPFAQVGRVGVTDPDEGENGNTELHVVNSSGPFVVDNTQGTLRTTTDLDRETEDRYELYLLASDHGHPVALTSTARVTIFVEDINDNQPKVILPSSNSSCLTVSPSAIAGTMVTKIYAIDEDSGMNSEITYTAVAPELVQNSSPFQVDSRSGNITLAQQLVQKDLGMHHLFIVVRDGGKPAPLYSTVWVNLLVSDSGEPCHLDRAPTWTGTPDLVQSPSRASICELETPRSAQLTLLAGLGLMLTSTCLLAATVVLYLKQRRSRLQQKNRGHIDENRIPFRLKDKYHSDD, from the exons ATGGGCCATGGGACTCCTGATAATATGAACTGGGGTGGACTACTGCAG AGTCTGCTGCTTTTGGTCCATCTCAGGCAGATCATATGTGGTTCTGTCTGGTTTTCTGTCCCAGAGGAACAGGAGCCTGGTACTCTGGCCGGGTCACTTAGTAAACACTTTCCACCTCCGTACCAGCTCTTGACCCAGGAGTACCTGTGGATGGACAAAAACACGGGGAATTTCTACACCACTGAGCGAAAGATGGATCGTGAGGCCCTCTGCCCCGAGGAGACAAAGGCTGAGGAATGCATTATTCTGCACAATGCTATTGTGAGGCCCTCGGGAGACCTTATACAGTTTCCTGTGATCATACAGGACATCAATGACAATGCACCTCATtttgaaaacagtgaaatacaCCTGAGGGTGTCTGAGGACGTGACTGTAGGGACCAGTTTCTTATTGGATGACCAGGCTCAGGACAGGGATGCCGGCCTTAACGGAGAGCTGAAGTATCACCTGGAGGATACTGATgggtttttcagtttaaaaattGACAAAGACAATTTCATCATGCTGGTTGTGCAAACAGCCCTAGATAGAGAGATTCAGGACCACTATCAGATGACGCTGGTGGCCACCGACTGCGGCGCAGACCCTTTAAGTGCTACAGCGACTTTAATAGTCACAGTGACAGATGTTAATGACAACTGTCCAAGCTTTAGCTCTGACAGCCCACGCAGTGTCACCATCCCCGGAGACTCCCCAAAGAACATGCTGGTTTCTCAGGTCAGAGCCGAAGACCCAGATACAGGCCCAAACGCTGCCATCGTTTATTCCCTCAGTCCCAAAGTCTCTGAGCGAGCCAAGAAGCTCTTTAGCCTCGACAGCCTCACTGGGCACATCAGACTAACACAGGACCTCCAGAGTGACAACTCCGAGGAGCTGGTGTTGAAAGTGTTAGCCAGTGGCCATCACTGCCCCCCAGCCGACACTCAGGTAACCGTATCCGTGCTCCCCAAGGCGAATCAAGAGCTGACGATCAAGATCGGGTTCATAGCGGAGCATCAAAACCAGACGATGGTGTTACCAGAGAACCAGCCCCCCACCGTCTTAGCTGTTTTAGAGCTTGAGGGTGACAGCAGCTTTAAAGGCTCATCTCTTGCCATTGAGGGCGAAGTGCCTTTCACTTTGAGCCCACAGAATGGCAAATATCTGCTTTCCACATCAAAGCCCCTAGACTATGAGATGAAAAGGGAACATCATATTTCTGTGGTGGTGCACGGGAGGCCAGGTGAAGCATTTGTGATCATTCCTTCTAGGCATGTGATCAGGGTGTTGGTGGCAGATGTCAATGATAATGCTCCACAGTTCCTCCAGTCTCACTATCAGCTGGAGGTGGGGGAAAACAACCAGCCAGGAATTCCACTGCTGCAGGTCTCAGCTTCAGACGCAGACAGTGGACACAACGGCAGGGTGACCTACAGCCTGGACAAACACACGTCGACCATCTTTAACATTGACTCTGTGACTGGTCAACTGTCCGTGTCAGCCTCTCTGGACAGGGAACAGCAGGGCATATACAATCTCACTGTGTTTGCACAAGATAGCGGCTCTCCTCCCTTGGAGTCCGTGACCACAGTGTCCATTCGAGTTCTGGACCAGAATGACAATGCACCTGTTTTTCTAACCCCTCACTTCATCTTTTTCATCCCTGAGAATGTACCACCGTTCGCCCAGGTGGGGAGGGTAGGGGTGACAGACCCAGATGAAGGGGAGAATGGGAACACAGAGTTGCATGTTGTAAACAGCAGCGGACCATTTGTTGTGGATAACACCCAAGGGACACTTCGCACCACCACCGACTTGGACCGCGAGACAGAGGACCGCTACGAACTCTACCTGCTGGCCAGCGATCATGGCCACCCAGTCGCTTTGACATCCACTGCCAGGGTAACTATCTTTGTAGAGGACATCAATGACAACCAGCCAAAAGTGATCCTTCCCAGCAGCAACTCCTCATGCCTGACTGTTTCTCCTTCTGCTATAGCAGGCACAATGGTAACAAAGATCTATGCCATTGACGAGGACTCGGGAATGAATTCAGAGATCACGTACACTGCTGTGGCACCAGAGCTGGTGCAAAACAGCAGCCCCTTCCAGGTGGATTCAAGGTCAGGGAACATCACTTTAGCTCAGCAACTTGTACAAAAGGACCTGGGAATGCATCACTTATTCATTGTGGTCAGAGATGGGGGAAAACCAGCTCCACTTTATAGCACTGTCTGGGTTAATCTGCTGGTCAGTGACAGTGGGGAGCCATGCCACTTGGACAGGGCACCCACCTGGACAGGGACACCTGACTTGGTTCAAAGCCCCTCAAGGGCCTCCATTTGTGAGCTTGAGACTCCTAGATCTGCTCAACTGACATTGTTAGCAGGCCTGGGTTTGATGCTGACATCCACGTGTTTGCTTGCAGCAACAGTTGTTTTATAcctgaaacagaggagaagtcgtctacagcagaaaaacagagggcACATTGACGAGAATAGAATTCCATTCAGGCTCAAAGACAAATATCACTCTGATGACTAA
- the si:dkey-27i16.2 gene encoding regulator of cell cycle RGCC-like, producing the protein MSSDINTDLELELGELLQEFQDVVEELKAPSQSKPHAYQRVLQEAKSRTGQGDDSGVEDSDYSSEASLGNSLNTSEEELHTAGITLAPKAKLGDTRELESFIDMLDRELAEM; encoded by the exons ATGTCATCAGACATTAACACAG actTGGAGCTAGAACTGGGCGAGCTGCTTCAGGAGTTCCAGGATgtggtggaggagctgaaggccCCCTCGCAGAGCAAACCACACGCTTACCAACGTGTCCTGCAAGAGGCCAAAAGTCGCACGGGGCAGGGGGACGACAGTGGAGTCGAGGACTCTgattaca gCAGTGAAGCTTCTTTGGGGAACAGTTTGAACACCAGCGAGGAGGAGCTTCACACAGCAGGCATAACGCTGGCACCGAAAG CCAAACTGGGAGACACAAGGGAACTTGAAAGTTTTATCGACATGTTGGACCGAGAACTTGCTG AGATgtga
- the plp1a gene encoding proteolipid protein 1a isoform X1: MGCYDCCMRCLGGVPYCSLVATLLCFSGIALFCGCGHQALTETERLIETYFARNLQDYITLAYIIQYFQYVIYGLASFFFLYCIVLLAEGFYTTSVAKQTFGEFRSTMCGRCLSSSFIVMTYVLAVLWLLVFAFSALPVYFFYNMDATCHTIDVLTETPASINQLCVDARQYGLLPWNAVPGKACGMTLSNVCKTREYRMTYDLYIAAFAGAGITLLALVHCSLHLAVNQAYLRKLRHRAKEERRGYDLYGRLQRDRGGTLCSPYPASTSDIS; this comes from the exons ATGG GTTGCTATGACTGCTGTATGCGCTGTTTGGGTGGGGTGCCGTACTGCTCCCTGGTCGCCACACTGCTGTGTTTCTCTGGCATTGCCCTCTTCTGCGGTTGTGGGCACCAGGCGCTcacggagacagagagactaATCGAGACCTACTTTGCCCGCAACCTTCAGGACTACATCACCCTTGCCTACAT CATTCAATATTTCCAGTATGTCATCTACGGTTTGgcctcctttttcttcctctactgCATTGTGCTGTTGGCTGAGGGCTTCTACACCACCAGCGTTGCCAAGCAAACCTTCGGAGAGTTCAGGAGCACCATGTGCGGCCGCTGCCTCAGCTCCTCG TTTATAGTGATGACATATGTCCTAGCTGTGCTGTGGCTGTTGGTGTTTGCCTTCTCCGCCCTGCCGGTCTACTTCTTCTACAACATGGATGCCACCTGCCACACCATTGACGTGCTGACTGAGACACCAGCGAGTATCAACCAGCTCTGTGTTGACGCAAGGCAATATG GGCTCCTGCCATGGAATGCAGTGCCAGGGAAAGCCTGTGGTATGACTCTGTCCAATGTTTGCAAGACCAGAGAG TACCGAATGACCTATGACCTCTACATTGCCGCCTTCGCCGGAGCGGGCATCACTCTCCTGGCTCTG GTGCACTGTTCTCTGCACTTGGCTGTGAACCAGGCGTACCTGAGGAAGCTGAGGCACAGGGcgaaagaggagaggagaggctaCGACCTGTATGGGAGGCTGCAGAGGGACAGGGGAGGCACGCTGTGCTCTCCATACCCCGCAAGCACGTCCGACATCTCCTGA
- the plp1a gene encoding proteolipid protein 1a isoform X2, with translation MGCYDCCMRCLGGVPYCSLVATLLCFSGIALFCGCGHQALTETERLIETYFARNLQDYITLAYIIQYFQYVIYGLASFFFLYCIVLLAEGFYTTSVAKQTFGEFRSTMCGRCLSSSFIVMTYVLAVLWLLVFAFSALPVYFFYNMDATCHTIDVLTETPASINQLCVDARQYGLLPWNAVPGKACGMTLSNVCKTREYRMTYDLYIAAFAGAGITLLALLTYTVSTTYNFAVLRYLGRKGIGARC, from the exons ATGG GTTGCTATGACTGCTGTATGCGCTGTTTGGGTGGGGTGCCGTACTGCTCCCTGGTCGCCACACTGCTGTGTTTCTCTGGCATTGCCCTCTTCTGCGGTTGTGGGCACCAGGCGCTcacggagacagagagactaATCGAGACCTACTTTGCCCGCAACCTTCAGGACTACATCACCCTTGCCTACAT CATTCAATATTTCCAGTATGTCATCTACGGTTTGgcctcctttttcttcctctactgCATTGTGCTGTTGGCTGAGGGCTTCTACACCACCAGCGTTGCCAAGCAAACCTTCGGAGAGTTCAGGAGCACCATGTGCGGCCGCTGCCTCAGCTCCTCG TTTATAGTGATGACATATGTCCTAGCTGTGCTGTGGCTGTTGGTGTTTGCCTTCTCCGCCCTGCCGGTCTACTTCTTCTACAACATGGATGCCACCTGCCACACCATTGACGTGCTGACTGAGACACCAGCGAGTATCAACCAGCTCTGTGTTGACGCAAGGCAATATG GGCTCCTGCCATGGAATGCAGTGCCAGGGAAAGCCTGTGGTATGACTCTGTCCAATGTTTGCAAGACCAGAGAG TACCGAATGACCTATGACCTCTACATTGCCGCCTTCGCCGGAGCGGGCATCACTCTCCTGGCTCTG CTGACCTATACTGTGTCAACCACCTATAACTTTGCGGTTCTGCGGTATCTGGGGAGAAAGGGGATAGGTGCACGGTGTTAG